Proteins from a genomic interval of Chanodichthys erythropterus isolate Z2021 chromosome 6, ASM2448905v1, whole genome shotgun sequence:
- the ptp4a1 gene encoding protein tyrosine phosphatase type IVA 1: MARMNRPAPVEITYKNMRFLITHNPTNATLHKFIEELKKYGVTTVVRVCEATYDANLVVKEGIQVLDWPFDDGAPPSNQIVDDWLNLLRLKFREEPGCCIAVHCVAGLGRAPVLVALALIECGMKYEDAVQFIRQKRRGAFNSKQLFYLEKYHPKMRLRFKDPNGHRPNCCIQ; encoded by the exons ATGGCTCGTATGAATAGACCTGCCCCAGTGGAGATCACTTACAAAAACATGAGATTCCTCATTACCCACAACCCTACTAATGCCACGCTTCACAAGTTCATCGAG GAACTGAAGAAATATGGGGTGACGACAGTTGTTAGAGTGTGTGAGGCTACGTATGATGCAAACCTGGTTGTTAAAGAAGGGATTCAGGTTCTG GATTGGCCCTTTGACGACGGAGCGCCTCCCTCTAACCAGATCGTTGATGATTGGCTGAATCTTCTTCGGCTCAAGTTTAGGGAGGAGCCAGGCTGCTGCATTGCCGTACATTGCGTAGCAGGACTTGGGAG AGCCCCAGTGCTGGTTGCCTTGGCCCTGATTGAGTGTGGGATGAAATACGAAGATGCTGTTCAGTTCATACGACA aaAGCGCCGTGGAGCATTTAACAGCAAACAGCTCTTCTATCTGGAAAAATATCATCCCAAAATGCGTCTTCGATTCAAGGACCCCAATGGCCACCGCCCCAACTGCTGCATTCAGTAA
- the lgsn gene encoding lengsin, translating to MQESEESKDMENIPDQVDGGSMSAEKKGADLREKHPSSSNWDRKGTPVPIVPSNVPIPGPTNDPILISIGPPHRCPSVSSESQYQGLSREDDYANRHGWRRENVQYYPPTGEGGVSKQTMDELKSVLRESSLLSAKGQDEGRSYPPGQRVDCKPDQVPSKSFSTFKPISEARRASRLREGSSSLDSGGPSRTDGSPRRSSSVNSPTVETSHWGEAGSSNSDKESSQAHSFASQNFISDVEHIKQQIARESISFVRFEATDLHGVSRSKTVPARFFQEKAVYGIPMPRSYLELTLSPKVNEVDHPSAANFSSDVLLVPDLSTFQILPWADQTARLICDPCTITGIPLRTSPRLIAKQMLGQLQSMGFSLHSSFTYECCIFGAPERVGPKAVFFPATTLLSNYDLPFLQQLVRGMYYMGVDVESFSSANGPGQMEICFKPRFGIDAADGAFTFRTGIKEMARKFDYIATFFTDDNIHNSGLLSHSLWDASGRRSLFHSGNGEISEIGKKWLSGLLQHSAALSCLLAPGIGCRNQLSKGKKDSKSHLYATCGCNDNSCAFNVKVHGGREMHIDNKLGSAMANPYIVLAATIAAGLDGIRRNLNAEQLLSRAPVQQKQFPIPIKLDDALEALSEDSVICGALGEPFVQYFIAMKRVEIETQEQDADKNKGLEYFI from the exons ATGCAGGAATCAGAGGAATCCAAAGATATG GAGAACATCCCAGACCAAGTGGATGGAGGAAGTATGAGTGCAGAAAAGAAGGGTGCAGATCTAAGAGAGAAGCATCCATCCTCTTCTAACTGGGACAGAAAAGGGACTCCTGTACCCATAGTGCCATCAAACGTACCAATTCCAGGCCCCACAAATGACCCCATTCTTATTTCCATTGGCCCTCCACATCGTTGCCCCTCTGTTTCCAGTGAGTCCCAGTACCAGGGTCTCTCGAGAGAGGATGACTACGCCAACAGGCATGGATGGAGAAGGGAGAATGTGCAATATTACCCGCCAACTGGTGAGGGTGGTGTCTCCAAACAAACAATGGATGAACTGAAAAGCGTTTTGCGTGAGAGCTCACTACTGAGTGCAAAAGGACAAGATGAAGGAAGGAGCTACCCTCCTGGTCAAAGAGTGGACTGTAAGCCAGACCAAGTGCCTTCTAAGAGTTTCAGCACCTTCAAGCCAATTTCAGAAGCTAGGAGAGCATCCAGACTAAGGGAAGGAAGCTCTAGTTTGGATTCAGGCGGGCCCTCAAGGACAGATGGATCTCCACGCAGGTCCTCTAGTGTGAATTCACCCACTGTTGAGACATCCCACTGGGGTGAAGCTGGCTCATCAAATTCAG ACAAAGAGAGCTCACAGGCACACTCTTTTGCATCTCAAAACTTCATTTCTGACGTTGAGCACATAAAACAGCAAATTGCACGGGAAAGCATAAGCTTTGTTCGCTTTGAGGCCACTGATCTTCATGGCGTATCCCGATCCAAGACAGTTCCGGCTCGATTCTTTCAA gaaaaaGCTGTATATGGCATCCCAATGCCGAGAAGCTACCTGGAGTTAACCCTAAGTCCCAAAGTCAATGAAGTTGATCATCCAAGCGCAGCCAACTTCAGCAGTGATGTCCTCCTGGTCCCGGATCTCTCCACATTCCAAATCCTCCCCTGGGCGGACCAGACCGCTCGTCTTATCTGTGACCCCTGCACAATCACAGGTATACCACTGCGAACATCACCCCGCCTCATAGCCAAGCAGATGCTCGGCCAACTCCAGAGCATGGGATTCTCTCTCCACTCATCTTTCACGTATGAGTGCTGTATCTTCGGGGCCCCTGAACGAGTGGGACCCAAAGCCGTTTTCTTCCCTGCCACCACACTGTTGAGCAACTATGATCTACCGTTCCTGCAGCAGCTAGTCAGGGGGATGTACTACATGGGAGTTGATGTTGAGAGCTTCTCATCTGCTAATGGACCAGGACAGATGGAGATTTGCTTCAAACCCAGGTTTGGAATCGATGCCGCCGACGGCGCTTTCACCTTCCGCACAGGAATCAAAGAGATGGCCAGGAAGTTTGACTATATCGCCACCTTTTTCACAGATGACAACATCCACAATTCAGGATTACTCTCCCATAGCCTTTGGGATGCCAGTGGCAGAAGAAGCCTCTTCCACTCGGGCAATGGGGAAATTTCGGAGATCGGCAAGAAGTGGCTCTCAGGTCTTCTTCAGCACTCAGCTGCTCTGAGCTGCCTCTTGGCTCCAGGGATCGGCTGTCGAAACCAGCTTTCCAAAGGCAAGAAAGATTCCAAGAGCCATCTTTACGCCACATGTGGCTGCAACGACAACAGCTGTGCCTTCAACGTGAAGGTTCATGGTGGACGGGAGATGCACATCGATAACAAGCTGGGTTCAGCAATGGCCAACCCTTACATCGTGTTGGCGGCCACGATAGCGGCAGGACTGGATGGTATTAGGCGTAATCTCAATGCTGAACAGCTTCTAAGCAGAGCTCCAGTTCAGCAGAAACAGTTCCCCATCCCTATTAAACTGGACGATGCTTTAGAGGCTCTGTCCGAGGACAGTGTGATTTGTGGTGCACTGGGAGAGCCTTTCGTGCAGTATTTTATTGCCATGAAGCGTGTAGAGATTGAGACCCAAGAGCAGGATGCTGACAAGAACAAGGGACTTGagtattttatttaa